The following proteins are co-located in the Pseudomonas cavernae genome:
- a CDS encoding ABC transporter substrate-binding protein has product MNKTLRSLLLCAMLGALPLSAAQASEGPTLRIATEGAYPPFNYYTADGQLAGFDIEIGKALCERMQAKCSLVAQDWDGIIPALLARKYDVIIASMFITEERRQKVAFSDPYQKSAMTFVVPKDSELKDFSPAAMAGKTIGAQGATTQADYLMAMFPDSDVRLYPTQDAVNLDLVSGRLDAQVGDMIPMLDWTQKSTDGSCCRMAGAPISDSKYVGEGVGMALRKEDEQLRQQLNQALASIIADGTYQAINDKFFSVNLLTLEQ; this is encoded by the coding sequence ATGAATAAGACTCTCCGCTCCCTGTTGCTCTGCGCCATGCTCGGTGCCCTACCGCTCAGCGCCGCGCAGGCCAGTGAAGGCCCGACCCTGCGCATCGCCACCGAAGGCGCCTACCCGCCGTTCAACTACTACACCGCCGACGGCCAGCTGGCCGGTTTCGATATCGAGATCGGCAAGGCCCTGTGCGAGCGCATGCAGGCCAAGTGCAGCCTGGTGGCTCAGGACTGGGACGGCATCATTCCCGCGCTGCTGGCGCGCAAGTACGATGTGATCATCGCCTCCATGTTTATCACCGAGGAGCGCCGGCAGAAGGTCGCCTTCAGCGATCCCTACCAGAAATCGGCGATGACCTTCGTGGTGCCCAAGGATTCCGAACTCAAGGACTTCAGCCCGGCCGCCATGGCGGGCAAAACCATCGGCGCCCAAGGCGCGACCACCCAGGCCGATTACCTGATGGCCATGTTCCCCGACTCCGACGTGCGCCTGTATCCGACCCAGGATGCGGTGAACCTGGACCTGGTGTCCGGGCGCCTGGATGCCCAGGTCGGCGACATGATCCCGATGCTCGACTGGACCCAGAAATCCACCGATGGCAGCTGCTGCCGTATGGCCGGCGCGCCGATCAGCGACTCGAAATATGTCGGCGAGGGCGTCGGCATGGCGCTGCGCAAGGAAGACGAGCAGCTGCGCCAGCAGCTTAACCAGGCGCTGGCATCGATCATCGCCGATGGCACCTACCAGGCCATCAACGACAAGTTCTTCTCGGTCAATCTGCTGACCCTGGAGCAGTGA
- a CDS encoding helix-turn-helix transcriptional regulator → MPPRPDPALDNYRAIADAIATLFYPHAEVVLHDLRTQKVDYLANNISKREIGDDSALEDLLSAESGEHNIGPYEKLNWDGQKIRSVSTVLRDDQGTPVAVLCINLNISLFETAKQALDLFLSSSKLVPQPDALFRDDWQERINTFLHNWLRQRQLGLNLLTREHKRELVEALHAEGAFKGKSAANYVANVLNMGRATVYKHLKEIKSEA, encoded by the coding sequence ATGCCCCCTCGCCCCGATCCCGCCCTCGACAACTACCGGGCCATCGCCGACGCCATCGCCACGCTGTTCTACCCCCATGCCGAAGTGGTGCTGCACGACCTGCGCACACAGAAGGTCGACTACCTGGCCAACAACATCTCCAAGCGCGAGATCGGCGACGACTCGGCGCTGGAAGACCTGCTCAGCGCCGAGAGCGGCGAACACAACATCGGCCCCTACGAAAAGCTCAACTGGGACGGCCAGAAGATCCGCTCGGTCAGCACCGTGCTGCGCGACGACCAGGGCACACCGGTGGCCGTGCTGTGCATCAACCTGAACATCTCGCTGTTCGAGACCGCCAAGCAGGCGCTGGACCTGTTCCTCTCCTCGAGCAAGCTGGTGCCGCAGCCGGACGCGCTGTTTCGCGACGACTGGCAGGAACGCATCAACACCTTCCTGCACAACTGGCTGCGCCAGCGCCAGCTCGGCCTCAACCTGCTGACCCGCGAACACAAGCGCGAGCTGGTGGAAGCGCTGCACGCCGAAGGCGCGTTCAAGGGCAAGAGCGCCGCCAACTACGTGGCCAACGTGCTGAATATGGGGCGGGCGACGGTGTACAAGCACCTGAAGGAAATCAAGAGCGAAGCCTGA
- a CDS encoding ATP-binding cassette domain-containing protein, with the protein MTASNPQTAALQVEDLHKTFAGIEVLKGISLTAEKHDVISIIGSSGSGKSTLLRCMNLLEFPDSGRLRVHGEELELGTNRRGVRSRRFQRQIERVRSRLAMVFQSFNLWSHMTVLENVMLGPCLVLKRNRHEVEAQAKKLLARVGMLEKCQMYPDCLSGGQKQRVAIARALAMDPEVMLFDEPTSALDPELVGEVLRVIRELAEEGRTMIMVTHEMRFAREVSSKLVYLHQGRIEEQGSPEQLFNAPQSDNLRRLLASQY; encoded by the coding sequence ATGACTGCAAGCAACCCCCAGACCGCTGCCCTGCAGGTGGAAGACCTGCACAAGACCTTCGCCGGTATCGAGGTGCTCAAGGGGATCTCGCTGACCGCCGAGAAGCACGACGTGATCAGCATCATCGGCTCCAGCGGCTCGGGCAAGAGCACCTTGTTGCGCTGCATGAACCTGCTGGAGTTCCCCGACAGTGGCCGCCTGCGGGTGCACGGCGAGGAGCTTGAACTGGGAACCAACCGACGCGGCGTGCGCTCGCGGCGTTTCCAGCGGCAGATCGAGCGGGTGCGCTCGCGTCTGGCCATGGTCTTCCAATCGTTCAACCTGTGGTCGCACATGACCGTACTGGAGAACGTGATGCTTGGCCCCTGCCTGGTGCTCAAACGCAATCGCCACGAGGTAGAGGCCCAGGCGAAGAAGCTGCTGGCCCGGGTCGGCATGCTGGAGAAGTGCCAGATGTACCCCGACTGCCTGTCCGGCGGGCAGAAGCAGCGGGTGGCCATCGCCCGCGCCTTGGCCATGGACCCGGAGGTGATGCTGTTCGACGAGCCCACCTCGGCGCTGGACCCGGAACTGGTGGGTGAGGTGCTGCGGGTGATCCGCGAGCTGGCCGAGGAAGGCCGCACCATGATCATGGTCACCCATGAGATGCGCTTCGCCCGCGAGGTGTCGTCCAAGCTGGTGTACCTGCACCAGGGCCGCATCGAGGAGCAGGGCAGCCCCGAACAGCTGTTCAACGCCCCGCAATCGGACAACCTGCGCCGCCTGCTGGCCAGCCAATACTGA
- the lysA gene encoding diaminopimelate decarboxylase, with protein MSQVVSLYPWKRPQHLESAHNQLLIDGVNALELVERYGSPLFVYSESKLRDNSRDILDNFRRVHARTRVCFASKACANLAVLKVFKDCGLDLEVNSGGEFYKAHIAGFVPAQMVFNGVAKQVDELREVIGAGIKAINVDSLSELARILAVASELGQQARVSLRIIPEIQGGAAAGWQTGTSTSKFGMTAAEQAEAIELILEHPQALKLVGVHAHIGTQVTDIGAYQAEANFLIDYVRQVAERLPYPLEHVNLGGGFPKNYSSSRENFDSVAPHYCANYRTEIDFTLLAEHLIKPMAQALGEQIELIVEPGRSMVSDTAILLTRIEARKERQGRPVFYLDAGYSVLFDLYNGWYFHMLNASRADDRDTRHCRMAGPLCDSSDTYYDIEGEGAVADLIAEEPALAQHRAVLEQVLVHQPNLRELPAATAMGDVIALLDVGAYALEMMSQYCGRQAAAAVLVDLQQGSRLIRRRGEYRDLLAHDLD; from the coding sequence ATGAGCCAAGTCGTCTCCCTGTACCCCTGGAAAAGACCGCAGCACCTCGAGAGTGCCCACAACCAGCTGCTGATCGACGGGGTCAACGCTCTGGAACTGGTCGAGCGCTATGGCTCGCCACTGTTCGTCTATTCGGAAAGCAAACTGCGGGATAACTCCCGGGATATTCTCGACAACTTCCGCCGCGTGCATGCCAGGACTCGGGTTTGTTTCGCCAGCAAGGCCTGCGCCAACCTGGCGGTGCTCAAGGTCTTCAAGGACTGCGGTCTGGATCTGGAGGTCAACTCCGGCGGCGAGTTCTACAAGGCGCATATCGCCGGCTTCGTCCCGGCGCAGATGGTGTTCAACGGTGTGGCCAAGCAGGTGGACGAGCTGCGTGAGGTGATAGGTGCCGGGATCAAGGCGATCAACGTGGACTCGCTGTCGGAGCTTGCGCGCATTCTCGCGGTGGCCAGTGAGCTGGGCCAGCAGGCGCGGGTTAGCCTGCGCATCATCCCGGAGATCCAGGGCGGCGCCGCTGCCGGCTGGCAGACCGGCACCTCCACCTCCAAGTTCGGCATGACCGCCGCCGAGCAGGCCGAGGCCATCGAACTGATCCTTGAGCATCCGCAGGCGCTCAAGCTGGTGGGGGTGCATGCCCATATCGGCACCCAGGTCACCGATATCGGTGCCTACCAGGCCGAGGCCAACTTTCTCATCGACTATGTGCGCCAGGTGGCCGAGCGCCTGCCTTACCCGCTGGAGCATGTGAATCTGGGCGGCGGCTTCCCGAAGAACTACAGCAGCTCACGGGAGAACTTCGATTCGGTGGCACCACACTATTGCGCCAACTACCGCACCGAGATCGACTTTACCCTGCTCGCCGAACATCTGATCAAACCCATGGCCCAGGCCCTGGGCGAGCAGATCGAGCTGATCGTCGAGCCGGGGCGCAGCATGGTCAGCGATACCGCGATCCTGCTGACTCGCATCGAGGCCCGCAAGGAGCGCCAGGGTCGCCCGGTGTTTTACCTGGACGCAGGCTACAGCGTGCTGTTCGACCTGTACAACGGCTGGTACTTCCACATGCTCAATGCCTCCCGCGCCGATGACCGGGACACCCGCCATTGCCGTATGGCCGGGCCGCTGTGCGACAGCAGCGACACCTACTACGACATCGAGGGCGAGGGCGCAGTGGCGGACCTGATCGCCGAGGAACCGGCTCTGGCCCAGCATCGTGCGGTGCTGGAGCAGGTGCTGGTGCACCAGCCCAACCTGCGTGAGTTGCCGGCGGCCACTGCCATGGGCGATGTGATCGCCCTGCTGGACGTGGGCGCCTATGCCCTGGAGATGATGAGTCAGTACTGTGGTCGCCAAGCCGCCGCCGCGGTGTTGGTGGATCTGCAGCAGGGCAGCCGGCTGATCCGTCGCCGTGGCGAGTACCGCGATCTGCTGGCCCATGATCTGGACTGA
- a CDS encoding DUF2157 domain-containing protein: MTFKFDSQDLARAVSAGVLQPGQDQALLQFLRQQPETRASFQLAHIAYYFGALLIMGAMGWLLTEAWMSIGELALLLVALAYMGLFTLTGLSLWQRGQRIPGGLLGAVAVSLTPLAVFAVERLTGLWPLDDGQRDFHDYYVYVRGGWLAMEAATLLVGLLMLRLLPFPFIVMPIAVALWFMSMDLTELVYGGIFDWDQRRWISLWFGLALLLVSLLVDGRSRQDFAFWGYFAGLLAFWGGLSLMDSGSELGKALYCLINLGLMSVAVLLRRPLFMVFGAIGVAGYLGHLAYEVFEDSLLFPILLTLIGLAVIGLGIAYQKRRDALTAGLRARLPASLLSFLPALRR; this comes from the coding sequence ATGACTTTCAAATTCGACAGCCAAGACCTCGCCCGCGCCGTCAGCGCCGGGGTGCTGCAGCCCGGCCAGGATCAGGCACTGCTGCAGTTCCTCCGCCAGCAACCGGAAACCCGCGCCAGCTTCCAGCTCGCGCACATCGCCTACTACTTCGGCGCCCTGCTGATCATGGGCGCCATGGGCTGGCTGCTCACCGAGGCCTGGATGAGCATCGGCGAACTGGCCCTGCTGCTGGTGGCGCTGGCCTACATGGGCCTGTTCACCCTTACCGGTCTGAGCCTGTGGCAGCGCGGCCAGCGCATTCCCGGCGGACTGCTCGGCGCCGTGGCGGTGAGCCTGACGCCGCTCGCGGTGTTCGCCGTCGAACGCCTGACCGGCCTGTGGCCGCTGGACGACGGCCAGCGCGACTTCCACGACTACTACGTGTATGTGCGCGGCGGCTGGCTGGCGATGGAGGCCGCCACCCTGCTGGTCGGCCTGCTGATGCTGCGCCTGCTGCCCTTCCCCTTCATCGTCATGCCGATCGCGGTGGCCCTGTGGTTCATGTCCATGGACCTCACCGAACTGGTCTACGGCGGCATCTTCGACTGGGACCAACGGCGCTGGATCTCGCTGTGGTTCGGCCTGGCCTTGCTGCTGGTCAGCCTGCTGGTGGACGGCCGCAGCCGCCAGGACTTCGCCTTCTGGGGCTATTTCGCCGGCCTGCTGGCGTTCTGGGGCGGGCTGAGCCTGATGGACAGCGGCAGCGAGCTAGGCAAGGCGCTTTACTGCCTGATCAACCTCGGTCTGATGAGCGTCGCCGTACTGCTGCGCCGGCCGCTGTTCATGGTCTTCGGCGCCATCGGCGTGGCCGGCTACCTCGGTCACCTGGCCTATGAGGTGTTCGAGGACTCGCTGCTGTTCCCGATCCTCCTCACCCTGATCGGCTTGGCGGTGATCGGCCTCGGCATCGCCTACCAGAAACGCCGCGACGCCCTCACCGCCGGGCTGCGCGCGCGTTTGCCGGCCAGCCTGCTGAGCTTCCTGCCGGCGCTACGGCGCTAA
- a CDS encoding ABC transporter permease, with product MMDILTRFSAQLLAGAGLTLQLTAIAALLACALALPLAIARCSERGLLRWPIRLFVSFFRGTPLLAQLFLVYYGSGQFRTELNQLGLWWFFRDPYYCALLTFVLNSTAYQVEILRGGLRAVPYGQIEAGIAMGLSRFNQYRKIILPNAYRIAFPALGNEIILLLKGSAVVSVITLFDVMGQTRRIFSQTFDLSVYLWAAVLYLLMTSVFVWLWRRLELCLTRHQRVRQAPSPATLPAAKRVSAGVSP from the coding sequence ATGATGGATATCCTTACGCGCTTCTCCGCTCAGCTCTTGGCCGGCGCCGGCCTGACCCTGCAACTCACTGCCATCGCCGCGCTGCTGGCCTGCGCCCTGGCCCTGCCCCTGGCTATTGCCCGCTGCAGCGAACGCGGTCTGCTGCGCTGGCCGATTCGCCTGTTCGTGTCGTTCTTCCGTGGCACGCCGCTGCTGGCCCAGTTGTTTCTGGTGTATTACGGCTCGGGCCAGTTCCGCACCGAGCTGAACCAGCTGGGGCTGTGGTGGTTCTTCCGCGATCCCTACTACTGCGCGCTGCTGACCTTCGTCCTCAACTCCACGGCCTATCAGGTGGAAATCCTCCGGGGCGGCCTGCGGGCGGTGCCCTATGGGCAGATCGAGGCGGGTATCGCCATGGGCCTGTCGCGCTTCAACCAGTACCGCAAGATCATCCTGCCCAATGCCTACCGCATCGCCTTTCCGGCCCTGGGCAACGAGATCATCCTGCTGCTCAAGGGCAGCGCGGTGGTCAGCGTGATCACCCTGTTCGATGTGATGGGCCAGACCCGGCGCATCTTCTCGCAAACCTTCGACCTGTCCGTGTACCTGTGGGCGGCCGTGCTCTACCTGCTGATGACCAGCGTTTTCGTCTGGCTCTGGCGTCGCCTGGAGCTGTGCCTGACCCGCCATCAGCGGGTACGCCAGGCCCCATCCCCCGCTACTTTGCCCGCAGCAAAGCGGGTCTCCGCCGGAGTGTCGCCATGA
- a CDS encoding ABC transporter substrate-binding protein — protein MKKLVLLGSLALSLLAASASFADEQALRIGIEAAYPPFAYKTPSGQIEGFDYDIGNALCAEMKVKCQWIEQEYDGLIPSLKVRKIDAALSSITITEERKHSVDFTHKYYFTPGRLVMKEGFVLDEQFSALKGKNIGVQRGSTADRFASAVLAKAGATIVRYTSQDEIYLDVLAGRLDGTFADSIPLEIGFLDTPRGKGFAFVGPEFKDPQYFGEGAGIAVRKGNTELVGKLNQAIDSIRANGKYQEIQGKYFKSDIYGD, from the coding sequence ATGAAGAAACTCGTTCTGCTGGGCAGCCTTGCCCTGAGCCTGCTGGCCGCCAGCGCCTCATTCGCCGATGAACAGGCCCTGCGCATCGGCATCGAAGCCGCCTACCCACCCTTCGCCTACAAGACCCCGAGCGGGCAGATCGAAGGTTTCGACTACGACATCGGCAACGCGCTGTGCGCTGAGATGAAGGTCAAATGCCAGTGGATCGAGCAGGAGTACGACGGCCTGATCCCGTCGCTGAAAGTGCGCAAGATCGATGCCGCGCTGTCCTCGATCACCATCACCGAGGAGCGTAAGCACTCGGTCGATTTCACCCACAAGTACTACTTCACCCCGGGCCGCCTGGTGATGAAGGAAGGCTTCGTGCTGGATGAGCAGTTCAGCGCCCTCAAGGGCAAGAACATCGGCGTGCAGCGCGGCTCCACCGCCGATCGCTTCGCTTCGGCGGTGCTGGCCAAGGCCGGCGCCACTATCGTGCGCTACACCAGCCAGGACGAGATCTATCTGGATGTGCTCGCCGGGCGCCTGGACGGCACCTTCGCCGACTCCATTCCGCTGGAGATCGGTTTCCTCGATACCCCGCGCGGCAAGGGCTTCGCCTTCGTCGGGCCGGAGTTCAAGGACCCGCAATACTTCGGCGAGGGTGCGGGGATTGCCGTGCGCAAGGGCAATACCGAGCTGGTGGGCAAGCTCAATCAGGCCATCGACAGCATCCGCGCCAATGGCAAGTATCAGGAGATCCAGGGCAAATACTTCAAGTCGGATATCTACGGCGACTGA
- the rhlB gene encoding ATP-dependent RNA helicase RhlB — MLKALKKMFGKGEGEQPASAPVTGSSAPTPDKAGETRARKPKADKPARESKPRETAATAETQPSSEPPKADKPHHERLHKPSVSTWKLEDFAVEPQEGKTRFHDFALAPELMHALHDLGFPYCTPIQAGVLGFTLKGRDAIGRAQTGTGKTAAFLISIITQLLQTPPPKERYMGEPRALVIAPTRELVVQIAKDAAALTKYTGLNVMSFVGGMDFDKQLRQLEARHCDILVATPGRLLDFNQRGEVHLDMVEVMVLDEADRMLDMGFIPQVRQIIRQTPPKGERQTLLFSATFTEDVMNLAKQWTTDPAIVEIESENVASDTVEQHVYAVAGSDKYKLLYNLITQNDWTRVMVFANRKDEVRRIEERLVRDGVSAAQMSGDVPQHKRIKTLEGFRAGHIRVLVATDVAGRGIHIEGISHVINFTLPEVPDDYVHRIGRTGRAGASGTSISFAGEDDAFALPPIEALLGRKINCEYPPVELLKSVPRKH, encoded by the coding sequence GTGCTCAAAGCACTCAAGAAAATGTTTGGCAAGGGCGAAGGCGAACAGCCGGCGTCCGCCCCGGTTACCGGCTCTTCCGCTCCCACCCCCGACAAAGCGGGTGAAACCCGCGCCCGCAAGCCGAAAGCCGACAAGCCGGCCCGCGAGTCGAAACCGCGCGAAACCGCCGCCACGGCCGAGACACAGCCCAGCAGCGAGCCGCCCAAGGCCGACAAGCCGCACCACGAGCGACTGCACAAGCCGTCGGTCAGCACTTGGAAGCTGGAAGACTTCGCAGTCGAACCGCAGGAAGGCAAGACCCGCTTCCATGACTTCGCCCTGGCGCCCGAGCTGATGCACGCCCTGCACGACCTCGGCTTCCCCTACTGCACACCGATCCAGGCCGGCGTGCTCGGCTTCACCCTCAAGGGCCGGGACGCCATCGGCCGCGCGCAGACCGGCACCGGCAAGACCGCGGCCTTCCTCATCTCGATCATCACCCAGCTGCTGCAGACGCCGCCGCCGAAGGAACGCTACATGGGCGAACCGCGCGCGCTTGTGATCGCCCCGACCCGCGAGCTGGTGGTGCAGATCGCCAAGGACGCCGCGGCGCTGACCAAGTACACCGGCCTCAACGTCATGAGCTTCGTCGGCGGCATGGACTTCGACAAACAGCTGCGCCAGCTGGAAGCCCGCCACTGCGACATCCTCGTCGCCACCCCCGGCCGCCTGCTGGACTTCAACCAGCGCGGCGAAGTGCACCTGGACATGGTCGAGGTGATGGTCCTCGACGAAGCCGACCGCATGCTCGACATGGGTTTCATCCCGCAGGTCCGGCAGATCATCCGCCAGACCCCACCGAAGGGCGAACGCCAGACCCTGCTGTTCTCCGCGACCTTCACCGAGGACGTGATGAACCTGGCCAAGCAGTGGACCACCGACCCGGCGATCGTCGAGATCGAGTCGGAAAACGTCGCCAGCGATACCGTCGAGCAGCACGTCTACGCCGTGGCCGGCAGCGACAAGTACAAGCTGCTGTACAACCTGATCACCCAGAACGACTGGACCCGCGTAATGGTCTTCGCCAACCGCAAGGATGAGGTGCGGCGCATCGAGGAACGCCTGGTCAGGGACGGTGTCAGCGCCGCGCAGATGTCCGGCGACGTGCCGCAGCACAAGCGCATCAAGACCCTCGAAGGCTTCCGCGCCGGGCATATCCGCGTGCTGGTGGCCACCGACGTGGCCGGCCGCGGCATCCACATCGAAGGCATCAGCCACGTGATCAATTTCACCCTGCCGGAAGTGCCGGACGACTACGTGCACCGCATCGGCCGCACCGGCCGCGCCGGCGCCAGCGGCACCTCGATCAGCTTCGCCGGCGAGGACGACGCCTTCGCCCTGCCGCCGATCGAGGCCCTGCTCGGGCGCAAGATCAACTGCGAATACCCGCCGGTCGAGCTGCTCAAGTCGGTACCGCGCAAGCACTGA
- a CDS encoding group II truncated hemoglobin, with protein sequence MNHPPAYGVGDASYQAAGGIDGLQRLVADFYRLMDQQPEAADLRRLHGESLELARDKLTCFLSGWLGGPKLFQEKYGSIAIPAFHTRWPIDQRLSEIWLSCMARAIALQPYAPDFADYLLAQLRVPAQRIVQASSNRHGAH encoded by the coding sequence ATGAACCATCCCCCTGCCTACGGCGTCGGCGATGCCTCCTACCAGGCCGCCGGCGGTATCGACGGCCTGCAGCGCCTGGTCGCCGACTTCTACCGGCTGATGGACCAGCAACCCGAGGCGGCCGACCTGCGTCGCCTGCATGGGGAAAGCCTGGAGCTGGCGCGGGACAAACTGACCTGCTTCCTCAGCGGCTGGCTCGGTGGTCCGAAACTGTTCCAGGAAAAATACGGCAGCATCGCCATTCCCGCCTTCCACACTCGGTGGCCGATAGACCAGCGCCTTAGCGAGATCTGGCTGAGCTGCATGGCCCGGGCCATTGCCCTGCAACCCTACGCGCCGGACTTCGCCGACTACCTGCTGGCCCAGCTGCGGGTGCCAGCCCAGCGTATCGTCCAGGCCAGTTCCAACCGCCACGGCGCGCACTAA
- a CDS encoding ABC transporter permease: MDWLTYLSFGDAGWGDELLQGLGVTLGLALATLPVGLLLGLLVAALALFGGRLPRALALAFSTTLRGLPELLTLFIIYHGVGMGLNALLRWYNPAAGYLELSPFIAGVLALGLVFAAYSSEVWRGAWQALDGGQREAGQAMGLRRLTIFRVIELPQLLRLALPGLGNLWVNLLKDTALVSVIALSDLMRMANIAVGTTKKPFLFFLVVCLAYWLVCLLCECLLARMERRANRGYRTGGQAA, encoded by the coding sequence ATGGACTGGCTCACCTACCTGAGCTTCGGTGACGCCGGCTGGGGCGACGAGTTGCTGCAGGGCCTTGGGGTAACCCTGGGCCTGGCGCTGGCCACCCTGCCGGTTGGCCTGCTGCTGGGCCTGCTGGTGGCGGCGCTGGCGCTGTTCGGCGGGCGCCTGCCACGCGCCCTGGCCCTGGCTTTCAGCACCACCCTGCGCGGCCTGCCCGAGCTGCTCACCCTGTTTATCATCTACCACGGCGTGGGCATGGGCCTGAACGCCCTGCTGCGTTGGTACAACCCGGCGGCCGGCTATCTCGAACTGAGCCCATTTATCGCCGGAGTGCTGGCCTTGGGCCTGGTCTTCGCCGCCTATTCCAGCGAAGTCTGGCGCGGCGCCTGGCAGGCCCTGGACGGCGGCCAGCGCGAGGCGGGGCAGGCCATGGGCCTGCGCCGGCTGACCATCTTCCGGGTGATCGAGCTGCCGCAACTGCTGCGCCTGGCCCTGCCGGGGCTGGGCAACCTGTGGGTCAATCTGCTCAAGGACACCGCCCTGGTGTCGGTGATCGCCCTCAGCGATCTGATGCGCATGGCCAATATCGCCGTGGGCACCACCAAGAAGCCGTTTCTGTTCTTCCTCGTGGTGTGCCTGGCCTACTGGCTGGTGTGCCTGCTCTGCGAGTGCCTGCTGGCACGCATGGAGCGCCGCGCCAACCGCGGCTACCGCACGGGAGGGCAGGCAGCATGA
- a CDS encoding LysR family transcriptional regulator, with product MLSPRERLLRNLDWNLLYTFLVIVEESSITGAARKLSLSQPSVSNALKRLEEHLGMRLIQRKKGMFSLTEQGLRVYEYISSAGSIIDKMAEQYAGEAGAVLGELHIQVASHVSCQPFDDSLAQFHRLYPNVLISLSSQPSADIVDAVARGSLHIGISNKKTAQTGLHFDLLGYEQMAFYCGPRHSLFGREGLTAADMRGLAYVSFESDQPGEGLSAVNSVRTEQQFWGRLVAVSPNEEEVRRLILAGLGFGALTVEGAKPFVAQKLLFQLPPYDNLPVNEVYLVTPENQLLTDVEQLFIGMLREATVAAVRERYFKP from the coding sequence ATGCTGTCGCCCCGTGAGCGCCTGTTGCGCAACCTGGACTGGAACCTGCTGTACACCTTCCTAGTGATAGTCGAGGAAAGCAGCATCACCGGCGCGGCGCGCAAGCTGTCGCTCAGCCAGCCCAGCGTCAGCAATGCCCTGAAGCGCCTGGAGGAGCACCTGGGCATGCGCCTGATCCAGCGCAAGAAGGGCATGTTCTCCCTGACCGAGCAGGGCCTGCGGGTGTACGAGTACATTTCCTCGGCCGGCAGCATCATCGACAAGATGGCCGAGCAGTACGCCGGCGAGGCCGGGGCGGTGCTCGGCGAGCTGCATATCCAGGTCGCCAGCCATGTCAGCTGCCAGCCTTTCGATGACAGCCTGGCGCAGTTCCACCGGCTTTATCCCAATGTGCTGATCAGCCTCAGCTCCCAGCCCAGCGCCGATATAGTCGACGCGGTGGCCCGGGGCAGTCTGCATATCGGCATCAGCAACAAGAAGACCGCCCAGACCGGCCTGCACTTCGACCTGCTCGGCTACGAGCAGATGGCCTTCTACTGCGGCCCGCGCCATTCCCTGTTCGGCCGCGAGGGGCTGACGGCCGCGGACATGCGTGGCCTGGCCTATGTCTCCTTCGAAAGCGACCAGCCCGGCGAGGGCCTCAGCGCGGTCAACTCGGTGCGTACCGAGCAGCAGTTCTGGGGCCGCCTGGTGGCGGTGTCGCCCAACGAGGAGGAGGTGCGTCGGCTGATCCTCGCCGGCCTGGGCTTCGGCGCCCTGACGGTGGAGGGGGCCAAGCCCTTCGTGGCGCAGAAGCTGCTGTTCCAGCTGCCGCCCTACGACAACCTGCCGGTCAACGAGGTGTACCTGGTCACCCCGGAAAACCAGCTGCTTACCGATGTGGAGCAGCTGTTTATCGGCATGCTCCGCGAGGCCACGGTGGCGGCCGTCAGGGAACGCTATTTCAAGCCGTAG